DNA from Hippocampus zosterae strain Florida chromosome 18, ASM2543408v3, whole genome shotgun sequence:
TTCCAGCTGGGCCACGTGTCCGGACAAAGAGGCTTGTACCTGACGATGGAAGCGGATGACAAAATACTGTAAGAGTTGACAGAACCTTTTACtaaacccgttttttttttaatttaacgtTGTATATCGTATTATTGTCTTGATACTATTGTGCATCAACACAGACAGAAATGAATCTGCACCGAACTTACGTtggaggtgtcaaagtcaaggcccgggggccagatctggccccgccatgtcattttaagtggcccgcgaaagcaaatcaagcatgtcaacttccacgatgcttgctaaaggcTGAACCGAAATTTCAAACCGTCATATCTAATCCCCAACAACAATATTGAATCAAGCCATTACTCTTGacatcagatttaaaaaaaaaaaagttatccatCAAGTTGTTTTTCACTCCCACTTCTGCGCTTACCTCTGGAGGAAGATCTCGTATTTGCGACGGTAGGCGAACCCCGCCCGCCGTACCCTCAAGTGTTCCATCAGACCCAAGTACTTCACCTGATGTCTCACCAGGACATCATCGAAGCGTCCTATCGGTGAATTCGGTCGTTGTGTAAATGTCCGCGCGGCTACAACTTAATCATTATATGTGACTGAAACGTGAAATTTGAGATTTGATTTATGGTTGCGAAGAAAAGTGCTCACCTGGCTCTTTGGCTTCATTGGGTTTGATGCATCGGACATACCATGGCTCTTTGGTCCCGAGGATCTCTATCAAGCCCACCAGGCTGCTTTTGAACTGCGTCACTACCTTCACCAATAAAATAGCTCgataaggccaaaaaaaaaaaaaaaacgaaaacaaagtCGTAAAATTTACAGTTTCGGGCCTCTTCTTATGGTCCGGCTCACTCGGAGGGAAGCAGTGTTTGATGATTAAATTTTTGGACTGTTGCATTAccttgagtggaaaaaaaaatctggatttgaaaacaaaatctgacattgGCCTCGCGGCAGAGGGGGAGTGATGAGAAGTGGCTAAGTTTACACGAGCGAGGGGGTGGCCCCTTCACAACTGACTTGTGGTAGCGTGACACAAAATCGGTGTCGGACAACTTTACCTCTTTTCCATTTCTGTACAGCAGGTCgttgtttttgtccagaaatcctGAAAATTGATCAGAGGTTAGAAATGAAAAGTTACAAGGactacaattgtttttttttttgagctgaTGCCAAGTCTGATGTTTgttaatttacaaaaaataacaataacacatGAGGAATAAAATAACTAATTATTCCTAATAAttagacaaaaaaactaaaactaattaatatttttttttgttccttatcACTTCCAGCAACGAATATATGAACACAGGCAGAGCATAGAGAAAAgtctgcaataattttgtttgccaatttatttatttatttttgcttgggGTTGTGTATTATTATCTTTGTCTTTTGTTGTAAtgtgtttgggaaaaaaaaactatagtgggaaaaaaatgccctcAAACACAACAGTGGACCCTTATTAGGCAAAGCAGATTTCGCACCTATGACACTGTACGTAACTTCTCCAGCGTAGTGCAAGAGGCGAAAGTCTCCCCTCGCCAGACTTTTCCTCGTTTTCTGGTCTGCCAGTTTGTGTCTGCCGAAGATAATTGAGGGTCAGTCGGCAAATTTTGCCTTTTCACTCCCGATCCGTGTAACCCTCGGAAAGAAAGAGCTTTCTTTACGTGACAAAATGAGGATGGCCGCCGATTatttcctccattttttccAAAAGAGTGAAGTCCGTGGCTTCTCCGGGACGTAAACATTCCTCATCCTTAACAAAAGGAGACAAGCATTAAAAATGCTTTTGGAATcaaatcttcatcctcatcttcaCCAATAATGAGATGATCCCTCTGTGTTTCTCCTCCACGAGGTCGCAGATGATCTTATTGTTGAAATATGGCACGGGCTCCCACTGCGTATTCAAAACAAGAAAGAGGATGTCACTCGGGTTGTCCGGAGAGCTGCCGTTGCAATCAAGTGCCGAGACGGACCTCGACGCCTTCCATCTCGTACTCGGCCTGCTCCGACTTGAGGGTGAGCTGGATGAAAAGCTGCTGTAGCTTCTCGTTGCAGTAGTTGATGCAAAACTGTTCaaaacttgaagaaaaaaaagttttcaggcCGAATGGGATTTCTTCGGTTACAAAACACATTCTTGAACATGCCACAAGATTCACCCAGAATATTTTTGGGCGTGGCAATTTGCCATGACTGCTATTTTAACATCCAACTTCAAGTTTTTCTTAGCGTGCCGCCATGCATTCGCCTTCAACGTAGCTTTTTGTGTTAGCTTTTCAGTCATGTAGTGTCTCAGTCCGAACACTAGGGGCGCTATATAAAATGAGCTCATACATTTATTTAGATAAAGATGAGACAAAGAAGAACATCAGGAATGTTACACTATCAGCATTTTTTCATGAACCAATGAAATGCAGTAAcgtgccatcttttttttctttcattaaaatACTTGTTTATAGATATGTAAATGTATATAACACCCACCCTCTCGCtcccttccccccaaaaaaaatttgaagtgATCTCACCTGTTGACGGTGAACACCTCAAATCCATAAATGTCCAAAAGGCCAATGACGGTTTTTCTGGAAGAATCCTAGAAATGTTTCCCATCATTTAAAAGATTCACATCATTGGATGAGATGTATTTCGAGAGAACTTTTAGGCGATTCTTTGTTGCTCACCACGTTAGCTAATGACTCATTGATCTTGTTGACCAGCCAGTTGAAAGTGCGCCCGTAGACAGCTTTGGCAAGGGCATCCCTGGCATATACAGCGTGATCCACCGAAAAGGGACTGAATACCTTCTCcccaacccgcccccccccacccccaagagaaatgtcatcaaaataaCACCCATTAGACAATGAGTACCTCACCAACAGtatcaatcaaaagtgagcatgaTTATTTTTGTCAGTGCAGATTTTCTCCCATGTTAGATCTCGTGAGATTGTTTCAGATTGTAGTCACCTCCTCTGTTTTGGCTTCAATCTTGCGGTGGGTTAAGGCCTGTTCCAACACCTGAGCGGGAATCCCAAGCAGCTGGAGGACAAACATGCCATTACAAGTATTTATTATTCGCCCGGCTGGAAATGAATATGTTTTGGTTCTGTGTCGAACCTTGGACAGCCAGTGCATTTCCTGGCTGTTGTGGAGAGCGGCGTATCCTCGAGTGTCCGCCTCAAACTTGAGGTTGCCCAAGTGGAGCACGCTGGCGACGATTTCAAACAAGTGCTGCAGGTTCGGATCCGGAGAGCACAaccgggacaaaaaaaaaaagaagacatgagCGCATCGACTTGAATCCCTCCAATTTAAAACGGACCGTCCTTACATCGgaagtgtattaaaaaaaatgtctcaaattATCTTTTAGTTTTATGGGAGCGAATGCACACCCTTAatctagatttttattttttcccctacCTCAACATCACTCTCGCTGATGTTCACGACTGAGAGAGCTTTGCACACCGTCCTCCAGTCGCTTCTGTCGTTGACGGAGCTAACTTTGGCACAGTCACCCTGTCGGGAGATGCGCAGTTGGCGAGTTACTTGTGTTTTTTTCGCAAGTCGCAGCACAGCtcggtccccccacccccaagccgCACCCCCCATAACGGGGTTTCCTGCCGTCCCTGACCTGAACCAGGTAGTTGTAATGCTGGCAGTCCCTCCGCAGGCCCAGCCAGCGGAGCAGTTCCTCATCCCCGCCGTCCACCAGCTGGTAGAAAATGTGAAAGTTTCGCTCGCCGTGGTTCTGATGGACCACGCGTGACTTCTCCAACAGGTAGCTTAGGATGTGGCCGCCTACCGCCCCACCCTGCAACACCAAACGTCTCTCAGTTCACGTTCCCAGTGAGAATTCGTTATATTCAGTCCTGTGAGGATTTGTTATGTGCTCTATTTGTATGTGCAGCCGGTCCATCTCAAATTAGCGATTAGTCGGTGTTTGAAGGGCTGCTATTGTGGAAACGAATCGATGCGAATTTCCCTGACCTTGTTTACAACATcacttgttagcattaagctaagtgcaaatttgtttgtaaatatttgattttgttttatagTCATCTtaaccattgacaaaaaaacttGCATCTTATTTGTAAAACTTGCAAGCGCAGTTTCATTTGATCTGTACCTGGTTAAAAagctaggatttttttttttaatatagtatCTTCATAGTTATTTTGTCAATTTCATTAATGGGCGTCACTATTTTCATCTGCACCGCGGATATGCTGAAagaaaattgtatttacttgcTTGGTTTTGAACCATTGTTGCACGGAAGCTATCAAGTTGGTATGCTTtcagtcacaatttttttttttaattgtaattgagACAATTCCGATGCTCTTTTTTTGGATGCAGACTCAGTTGCGGCAGATGCTCAAAATCAATTGACTCGGGCTCAGGTACAAAGAATGTGATTGGAACATCCTTTGCTGAAATGTGTTTGAAACATTACTTTGAGGTGCTTGGAGTCTACCTGGTGGTCAAACTGGATGTCCATGTACTTCCCAAAACGGCTGGAGTTGTCGTTCTTCAGGGTTTTGGCATTTCCGAACGCCTAAATAACAAACCGAGCTCATtttaagggggggaaaaaaattgaaactcaGGAAGGAGAATCACAACTCCAATCACTGACCTCAAGAACGGGGTTGGACAGCAGCAGCCTGTCTCTGACATTATTCAGTATTTTGGTACTGGGACAGCTAACGGCGTAAAAATGAAGAATTTTCTTGGAGGCCTCCGTCTTGCCTGCGCCGCTCTCGCCCGAGATTAGGATGAAGTGGTTGTTGAACTCCGACATCATGGTGCGGAACACGTTGTCGGCCAAGGCGTAGCTAAG
Protein-coding regions in this window:
- the myo1hb gene encoding unconventional myosin-Ih, producing the protein MAQSLEERCNRILRNMEASLTARDRVGIQDFVLLDAYTSETAFLDNLRKRFRENLIYTYIGTLLVSLNPYKELDIYSKKQMDTYMGVNFFELPPHIYALADNVFRTMMSEFNNHFILISGESGAGKTEASKKILHFYAVSCPSTKILNNVRDRLLLSNPVLEAFGNAKTLKNDNSSRFGKYMDIQFDHQGGAVGGHILSYLLEKSRVVHQNHGERNFHIFYQLVDGGDEELLRWLGLRRDCQHYNYLVQGDCAKVSSVNDRSDWRTVCKALSVVNISESDVEHLFEIVASVLHLGNLKFEADTRGYAALHNSQEMHWLSKLLGIPAQVLEQALTHRKIEAKTEEVFSPFSVDHAVYARDALAKAVYGRTFNWLVNKINESLANVDSSRKTVIGLLDIYGFEVFTVNSFEQFCINYCNEKLQQLFIQLTLKSEQAEYEMEGVEWEPVPYFNNKIICDLVEEKHRGIISLLDEECLRPGEATDFTLLEKMEEIIGGHPHFVTHKLADQKTRKSLARGDFRLLHYAGEVTYSVIGFLDKNNDLLYRNGKEVMQQSKNLIIKHCFPPSEPDHKKRPETVVTQFKSSLVGLIEILGTKEPWYVRCIKPNEAKEPGRFDDVLVRHQVKYLGLMEHLRVRRAGFAYRRKYEIFLQRYKPLCPDTWPSWKGTAAEGVQVLIKHLRYQPDEYKMGRTKIFIRHPRTLFATEDAFQVCKHKLATKIQAKYKGYRVKGDYQKQKEAATKIENCWRGLVARKEREKREWAVAIIKRFIKGFMTRNEPSGADNREYLSYVRHSYLTRLRENLPKTLLHKDSWLTPPPILKETSLFLKQLFIRHMVRKYVQGITEERKALLLLKVQTSFMFKGKKESYPLSVCTPFLDTRIDIGDMNMKALRMIQHENVKYSVPVVKYDRNGFRPRPRQLVFTRDAAYLLDEAKIKQRIRYGSLKGVSVSNLSDNFLILHVTCDDVKQKGDLVLECDFLFEALTKLSVIVDKCDFIQVVQDSVRFDIQPGREGVVDFRSGQESVVYRAKNGHLTVESTSTKSR